A genomic region of Dioscorea cayenensis subsp. rotundata cultivar TDr96_F1 chromosome 25, TDr96_F1_v2_PseudoChromosome.rev07_lg8_w22 25.fasta, whole genome shotgun sequence contains the following coding sequences:
- the LOC120253012 gene encoding mannose-specific lectin 2-like encodes MAHHHQLLLPLILALILLLILPSSSHTATQAMFSMPLQFLFGGQSLTDGDLTLSLSKDCGLILYKTGSPVLNFNTSTTTSYCALFVSDKGQLILIPDNERTPTQTIGKETSTGRYALLFIDGKLGIFGPAIWNNGVQPPTLFNIDKPTLGLNHEKLKTGSTDYILFSGNIATGSANGDVVIAQNGMVTTVITNGCALAVKDDATDSTIWHSWPTSSEPTECFLELKSNGELLLQGYNESGVYTQWEGGHAARENLYVCLLRYFGRIAIYGRRTWLYDGSSATSAAVVAEKIKMVTA; translated from the coding sequence AtggctcatcatcatcaacttctcCTCCCATTAATCCTTGCCCTGattcttcttctcatcctccCATCATCCTCCCATACAGCTACACAAGCCATGTTCTCGATGCCTCTCCAATTCCTCTTCGGCGGCCAAAGCCTTACCGACGGTGACCTAACTTTATCCCTATCCAAGGACTGTGGCCTTATTCTCTACAAAACCGGCAGCCCCGTCCTAAACTTCAACACAAGCACCACCACCTCATACTGTGCCCTCTTCGTCAGTGACAAAGGCCAACTTATTCTGATCCCCGATAATGAGCGAACCCCCACTCAAACCATCGGCAAGGAGACCAGCACCGGCCGATACGCTTTGCTATTCATAGACGGCAAGCTTGGTATCTTTGGCCCTGCCATCTGGAACAATGGTGTCCAGCCTCCAACTTTATTTAATATCGACAAACCCACCCTAGGCCTTAACCATGAAAAGCTCAAGACAGGGTCCACAGATTACATTCTTTTCTCTGGTAACATTGCCACTGGCAGTGCAAATGGTGATGTTGTTATTGCACAAAACGGCATGGTTACAACTGTTATTACTAATGGATGTGCACTCGCTGTGAAGGATGATGCTACTGATAGTACTATATGGCATTCATGGCCAACGAGTTCTGAACCAACAGAGTGCTTTCTTGAGCTTAAGTCTAATGGAGAGCTTCTTCTTCAAGGGTATAATGAATCTGGAGTTTATACACAGTGGGAAGGTGGACATGCAGCTAGAGAGAATCTTTATGTTTGTCTTCTTCGGTATTTTGGTAGGATTGCTATTTATGGACGTAGGACTTGGCTTTATGATGGTTCTTCTGCTACGTCTGCCGCTGTTGTTGCTGAGAAGATTAAGATGGTGACTGCTTAG